A stretch of the Longimicrobium sp. genome encodes the following:
- a CDS encoding NUDIX hydrolase, translating into MTEPSSHLSAASATRRATGDPNVFLIPEEHLPAGFAAKVEAGGFVPAPTRPAATVLLARDSDDGPEVLLMRRSKRSGFAADAWVFPGGVVDDDDRDPAVMERLDGPTPMQWAERLGLVDPAEALAYVVAAVREAFEETGILLARVSDDATNPGGALSNIDVARRALLSSVVDLRQIFITRNLRMAGDELLYLAHWITPEPEPRRYDTRFFLARVDAEAVCTPHEEELTESVWLTARGAVHYFELGSLKMLPPTVHTLRRLAGYGTVGEIFAALADAPVPAILPVMRRVADGVAIEIPPEARL; encoded by the coding sequence GTGACCGAGCCGTCTTCCCACCTGTCCGCCGCCTCGGCGACGCGCCGCGCCACCGGCGATCCGAACGTGTTCCTGATCCCGGAAGAGCATCTTCCGGCGGGTTTCGCGGCCAAGGTGGAGGCGGGCGGCTTCGTCCCGGCGCCCACGCGCCCGGCCGCCACCGTGCTGCTGGCGCGCGACTCGGACGACGGGCCCGAGGTGCTGCTGATGCGCCGCAGCAAGCGCAGCGGCTTCGCGGCCGACGCGTGGGTGTTTCCCGGCGGCGTGGTGGACGACGACGACCGCGACCCGGCCGTGATGGAGCGCCTGGACGGGCCCACGCCCATGCAGTGGGCCGAGCGCCTGGGCCTTGTCGACCCGGCCGAGGCGCTGGCCTACGTGGTGGCCGCCGTGCGCGAGGCGTTCGAGGAAACGGGGATCCTGCTGGCCCGCGTGTCGGACGACGCCACCAACCCGGGCGGGGCGCTCTCGAACATCGACGTGGCACGGCGCGCACTGCTCAGCAGCGTGGTAGACCTGCGGCAGATCTTCATCACCCGCAACCTGCGGATGGCGGGAGACGAGCTGCTGTATCTGGCGCACTGGATTACCCCCGAGCCGGAACCGCGGCGCTACGACACGCGCTTCTTCCTGGCCCGCGTGGACGCCGAGGCCGTGTGCACGCCGCACGAGGAGGAGCTGACGGAAAGCGTTTGGCTGACGGCCCGTGGCGCGGTGCACTACTTCGAGCTGGGCTCGCTGAAGATGCTGCCGCCCACCGTGCACACGCTGCGGCGCCTGGCCGGCTACGGAACCGTCGGGGAAATCTTCGCCGCCCTGGCGGATGCCCCGGTGCCCGCCATCCTTCCCGTGATGCGGCGGGTGGCGGACGGCGTGGCCATCGAGATTCCTCCCGAGGCCCGGCTGTAG